A segment of the Trifolium pratense cultivar HEN17-A07 linkage group LG7, ARS_RC_1.1, whole genome shotgun sequence genome:
tttttttaaaatctcaaacaaacaggcccttagTAACAATGCAAAATCTAACGTACATTCCAACAgtaacttaaaataaaaaaacagaaagCTTCACAAGCagtaaaacttaaaatattaattaattaataacataaaaaaacagAATTATTATGAGAAAATGCAATAAAAGTAAAAGGAATTAGGGTTTATTACTTGTAGATAGAATCACCAGCAGTGCCAGTTCCAGTTGGATCACCAGTTTGGGCAGTGAAATCCTTTTGAACGGTGTGAAATAAACAACCATTATAGTACTTAATCCTAATAACAAGATCAAATcaacaacacaaaaaaaaaaaaaaaaagttagataaTAATgatgtgaagaagaaagagttAGAGATTGAAAACAGAGGAATGGGGAATTGAAAACGAACTTGCAAAGCTTCAAGAAGTTCTTGCATGTTAATGGACACTTTTGGGTTTGTAAATCGATTACAAGGTCCCCTAAACTGGTGACTATTAGCACTGACATCTTCTCTGCTCGGTTCGCGGCTTCCCTGGATCAGGATTCAGTGACTATAAAGTGGAAATGGCGGGTGCATTTGATTCAATACAGTCCGTTTTGATCAATCTAGTGCACCAGATTCTACTACCacgtgtgtgttttttttttttactaaactaccACGTGTGTTGTTACTTCTTTGTAATTTAGAAGATGAAGCCAATaacaatgttttattttattagttagtTCGGTTGTAATTGGCGCTGAATTTGATAGGGATAATTATGGTTCGATCCCTTATAACTGTGATTAGGAGGGactggaatcacttgatgtcaacCGACCACCAAACTAGATTAGGCGGTCAAATGGATCAaatactgatggtgaaaaaaaaaaagttaaggaaTACTCGGATCTAGTCGGTGGTGTTGGTGTGCAAGGAAGGAGTGGAAATATTGAGTGTTAGCGTATGCAGAATTGGGAATAAGCTTAGCCCGAGTTAAACTTCGCcaagtttattttgtttttataactCGACAAGTTATTCCCAATTTAAAGCATATGCGTATGTGTAGAAATATAAATTTGGTTTTAAATAAACCTTTGATATATTCGGTGGTATTTTGTATCTATAATCATTGTTGATACATACATGCTTATGAAATAATGCACCTTATGGGGTTGGGTTCTCTCCGGTGAGATTTTCACCGGATGAGTTCCAGTGCACACGTCTACCATCCAATCCTTTAGTTCAGGCTAGGGTTAGAGAGCATATCATATCTCTCACCAATGAGCAATGGTTAAATACCATTAGATTAAGAGGGTCTACAGATTTTATTGTGAGATAGTTGtgtaatagtatttttttttcctttttgtttgaCTTTAActttgttcttttctttattaattcaCTTGAAGTTTAAAATCACTTTattgtttacaatttaaaacataaatttcaaagtttccattaaaaaatccagaaaaaattgttttatgaaaaaaactaatcataaatccatttttgtttttttaaatgttaaacagtgtcccagacactaattaagcatataaataagaaaattttgtcttgaaaattgtgcattcaatgcattgaaagtgtaaaaaattatcttatcaacattatttttatgttttatttcctATGCTTAATTAGTGTCTAAAGTCACTGGTTAGCGTGATTTCTTTTTAATCTCGAATCAACATTTTATCTTTAACCCAAAAAACTCATATCCAATTGATGCATATTCCATTTACTAACTCCATTTTCATCCAAATGAAAGTTCTTGTGCGCTCAAAAGTCTCAAATCTAGAAATAACTGATCTTCCTCCAACTTCATCTCCATCTCCATCTCCATCTCCatcttcttttccttcttcaatCTCCTCTCTACCAACACCACAAACCCAAATACCAACCTTCAAACACAAACTATTATTGCTCCCAAAACAATAACAGTCccaaaaatctcaaattaaGTTTTGTAATAATCTCAAAATCAATTTCTTCCTTCAGATCCATTGCTTCTTTGGTTGGAACAAAATTACCCTTAAATATTCTCAAATTAATTTCTTACTTCaaatctatttcttttttagagcaaaagaaattttatttggatttGCATGCTTGAGTTTGGTTGACTTGCCATACCTTCATGTTATTGCACTCTCTTGAAGAACACCATGAAGATTATAAAGAACTggccataaaaaaaaaaagattatgaaGAACATTTTTTTCTGATATaagttttgtaattttaaataagggtcatgctaaccggtgccccggggcactggttaaggaaaccaaaattagaaagtttcgaaaagaaaataacactttttaaactttcgagaagttgactgcacaaattccaatgccaaattactatttttgcctccttaactagtgccccgggggcactgtttagcattttcctttaaataatggtgaatattattttaatatatcaGCATATTACAAAAATTTATGCAATTATTCAAttgttagatttttataaaagagtttaattgatatgcactgatgatgtaaaataattttaaacgatcgtccaataaataaccatcattttgccatgtcatgtcaagaaagtggggtgaagtggggtgatgtggcggaaaatatggttggtattggttgacagtgtaaaattattttatattgtcggtgtatatcaattaaatcctttataaaataataaaatattacaaaattttatgcaattattcaaatataatatataagttATTTAATACATGATAGATACATAAATGTAATAAGAGTTTCGTAAAAATAACTTacaatacaattattttttatttcaatcatatataatattcattatTGTATATGACATGCACGAATTAAAAGTCATAtttacaattgcttgattttaaacttttaagtttcacaattgctcgattttagccctccaagtttcaattgctcaaTTTTAACCCCCAAATTTATTCTCTTTTGCATTTGTTAGCCCCCgttaaatattttgattaaaaattggttatctGGCACATTGGTGtccaacaaaacaaacaaaaaactcaTAATTGGAACGGCAGAGTAAGTCAGATCACAGACCAAACAACGTCAACGCGCGGTGGTTCTGAATTAACCTCCGTCCAAACATGGCTGCTTCAACGGAATCACCATTCAAATCAAACATATTGAAAGGTAAAGTAGCTTTGATTACAGGTGGAGCATCGGGAATTGGATTCGAAATATCAACACAATTCGGTAAACATGGTGCCTCTGTTGCTCTCATGGGTCGTCGTAAACAAGTTCTTCAATCTGCTGTTTCTGTTCTCCAATCACTTTCAATCCCAGCCGTTGCTTTTGAGGGTGATGTTAGGAAACAAGATGATGCTGCCAGAGTTCTTGAATCTACTTTTAAGCATTTTGGAAAGATTGATATCCTTGTTAATGCTGCTGCTGGCAATTTTCTAGCTGCTGCTGAGGATCTCTCCCCAAATGGATTTCGAACTGGTGAAAATTCTATTCTCTTTCTCACTATCCATCacttttcattttacttttttttttatatcaggGTCTGTTTGGCGAAAAAATAGCGGATGACTAGTTTATAATTTAGAGTATAGGGGATGAACTAAccgattgaatttgtagtgttttaGTAAAATCagcggttgaactagcttataaataagaaatgaagtaaaattgaaagaaaaacatgataagctataagccgGTAAAAATAAGGTACTCCCTCTatagtcctaattataagaaaatattcacagatacattcaaaattttatgtatctagacaataatatagaccagatacatcaaacttgcaatgtatctaaaaaatgaatatcttcttataattaggacggGAGGGAGTATAAGCTTGTGGGAAAAAGATGTTaccaaacaagttttttttatccTTGTGAAACGGTGCCTTAAACAGTATGAATATCTAATCTTGATTTTCAAGTATTCACATCTACTTGTAATAcatgtcaacaaaaaataaacatgtAGTTGGAACACCTAAAAGCGTAGCTAATAATGTTTAAATGTGTGTGATTATGGAATTGATGGTTAAGGAGTTATCTAATCTTGATATATCCATTAATTACTCATTGAACTATGTTAACAACATGTGCTTGTGGACTGAGTTAACCATTCAAAAATTTGTTGAATTGTTATCCCAAAttgatgttcaaataacatttctGTTATGTAAATTATTATTGGGagaaaaacaaatatagaattttCACTGACTCGTTCTACACAATATGTCTGTTAATATGCTTTTAAACATACCAGACAAAATTTTCATATCATTGCTCAAAGAAATCAGAATCCTTATATAATGTGGTTATGATCATTGTGTTTCTAAGTTTCAGATGAGTAGTTACCCCAAGAGTTGCAGTTTTTCTGAATCAAGATACAACCTGAATCATCattctaattattttaaaatataaccaGAGAATTGAATTGCTgatcaattttaattattgtttgCAGTTTTGGATATCGATTCTGTTGGCACATTCACTATGTGCCATGAAGCACTTAAATATCTCAAGAAAGGGGGGCCAGGAAGGAGCTCTTCTAGTGGAGGGGCAATAATAAACATTAGTGCTACCTTACATTATACAGCTTCTTGGTATCAAATTCACGTATCTGCAGCAAAGGTTAGGTTTATAACACAGCACTTACATATTAAATTTCTTCTTGTTTACGTTAACGATTTAAAGTATAAATTCAGTTTTACACTAATTTcgattgaaaatttattattttgacagATCACTCCACTTCtgtaaaagtttttttaaattcatggTATAACAGAAAAATGGTGGTTTTTCATTGGATGTCATTAGTGTGCGTCCATTGATAAAACTCTTACATGGAACTTTAAATATCATTTATCAACAGGCAGCTGTTGATGCCACTACAAGAAACTTGGCACTGGAATGGGGAGCAGATTATGATATTAGAGTCAATGGGATTGCACCAGGTCCAATAAGTGGCACACCTGGCATGAGTAAACTTGCTCCTGAAGAAATAAGTAGTAAAGCCAGAGATGAGATGCCTCTATATAAACTCGGGGAGAAGTGGGATATTGCAATGGCTGCTCTCTACTTAGTATCAGATGCAGGTTAGTCATCCAACTATTTTTAAGTTATTGCTTCAATATCGTAACAAGGTTGAGATGCAGGTTAGCAATTTGTGTATATGTGATACTGTAAATGTTTGCTATATGGCACAGTAAGCAGGCATCTAGTTCCATGTTGAACATGTGCACATAGGATACTATAAATGAAAATGTGGAGTGCATGTGTGTGGCTGTTTAACCTTGGTACAAGGCTCTATTTTTTAGGACTTATACCATTTTGATGGTGTATTTTACATTGGTGGCAGTTTAGGGATCTGGTAGTGAAACTAGAAAAAGTatccattttttatatttttgtcataCCTATTTAAACCTTGGCCTCTTTTCCATCCTATCTTTCAATCCTTTCCTCTCTTAgtttttcatgatttttatgACATGTTCCTTTGAAATTGCTAAAAATCatcaatatttgatttgataaacATTTTATATATTCTTTTGGTATAAACAACACCATGAAATATCGATCATTTTAACAAATCTTCTATATTTCCAGTGTTGTCACACTAGTTGTGGTTCCTTTATGCATATCTTTGACTGCTTGAATGCAAGCGATCTGAACACCTTCCTTTGCTGAAGTATTTCACAAAATCTCTGTAGATACTTTTGTCATGTATTTTTTCCAAATAAATTAAACCATTTATAGCCCGTGTTTATTCATATGATATCTCTCCATAGCAAGTATCATACACGATTTTCTGTGTTGCTGGCTTTTTATTTTAGTCTCAATCACTCTCCTAAACCTCCATAGTATGACACGAGCTTTTAATCTCTCAAGAATATGTTCAGTtgcatttttttcttctgtttatGCGTTAGTTTTGTTCTTAAAGAGACGAGTTAGTGTTAGGATTATTGAATAAAGGGAAATTAGAGTATTTAAAGTAATTAAGAGTTGTCATAGAAGTTAATTAGTTTGTTAAGGTAGTTATAGTATGTGAACAAATAAGAGAACACAAACGGAAGAGAACATCCTTGAATATTGTAATTCTGAATAGACTCTATTGTGAAGGGAAAACCCTTGGAGGAGAGAATATCTCCTATTCTGTTATATTTCTTTAATTAAGTGTTCTTTCTATTCCATTTAATTTGTGGGTTCCTATCAGATGGAGTACATATCTTCCATTCATCCAACATACTTGTAAATCATGTAATCTCATTGGATAACTTTGTCGTTCATTTTATGTCTGTATCTTTTAGTCCCTTTCACAACTCAATAGGTATGATTTGTAGTCCTTCCATCTTACCATTAGCCATTCAAAATGCTTCTTTGATCTCAAATTTTCTTTCATGCTAGGAGTAATTTAGATCACTGTTGCCTTAAGTTTGTTTGTGTTCAAGGAGTACTTGTGACTCTCATCAAATGTTTATTGAAATAATTACTCTTCTATATTTCCTTGATGTCTTACTCTGACAGATACTTTTCCCTTGTCATCTTAATACATCGCATCTGGTTTAAGTCTCTTGGTTTTCTTTTTCTACGTTTAGCAAGCCTGTAATACTGCTATAGACTTTCAAATGCTTTTGCTTTATCTTCACTAGAATAATATTTTCACTTATTAGTATTTGTTGTTCCAAACCTTCTAAATCCTTCCAGAAATTTACCTTGTGTTGCTTTTCTGCTCCTACTTGTGGTCTGTATATGTATGTCCTGATAACATTAAAGGTTTACTATTTCGCTGTAATCTTTAGGGCTATGATTGTAACTCCTAGTTTCTTGAATCCACGACTTTTGTATACATGTTCTATCTGCAATGGTGCCTAGATCATTTCTATATTTTGTCTTTCGCAGGTTTGAAACTTTGAATCTTGTTGTATTCTGGTTTTTTAGTCTTTTAAAAACTTCCATGtgttcataaaaataaaaaaaaataaatttgcaaTGTGGTTTGTTTATGTTCATTCTCATATCCTTGTTACATCTTTTCCATCAGATTGTTAGTCGTTGTTTAAGCATATATTAAATTAGGTTTTCTCTAATACATTTGTACACACTGAATAGTAACCGTCtagttgtttttaaaataagattTGTAGactgttaaattttttaaatggattcattttttaaattacctttcatttattatttatttgtctATGAAAACTTAGCATTTGTTTAAATTTGTGAAGGAAAATTCATCAATGGCGACACTATGATAGTTGATGGAGGACTTTGGCTGAGCCGGCCTCGTCATTTACCGAAAGAGGCAGTAAGGCAAGTATCGCGAACAGTAGAAAAAAGATCCAGAAATGAACCAATTGGTGTTCCAAAAAGCAAGCTATGAGCCAGCAGATTCAGTATTAGCCCCTCGATACTGCAGGGGATTACTTCTTTAAACAATACAATGGATGTAAGATATGATCTCAGTTACTGATAAATTGAAATTATCACAAAGTTCAACATTTCCCACattagaaatataaaatatgatgatttaaaGTCGCGGCTACATCCAACAGAAAATAAAAAGGCCATGGCTAGCATGAATCCCATGATTGTGTCTTGTCCTATGTGTGCTTATTGAAACTGTAAGAAAATTCAGCTGTAATTTTGAACGTGAT
Coding sequences within it:
- the LOC123896743 gene encoding peroxisomal 2,4-dienoyl-CoA reductase [(3E)-enoyl-CoA-producing]-like, which codes for MAASTESPFKSNILKGKVALITGGASGIGFEISTQFGKHGASVALMGRRKQVLQSAVSVLQSLSIPAVAFEGDVRKQDDAARVLESTFKHFGKIDILVNAAAGNFLAAAEDLSPNGFRTVLDIDSVGTFTMCHEALKYLKKGGPGRSSSSGGAIINISATLHYTASWYQIHVSAAKAAVDATTRNLALEWGADYDIRVNGIAPGPISGTPGMSKLAPEEISSKARDEMPLYKLGEKWDIAMAALYLVSDAGKFINGDTMIVDGGLWLSRPRHLPKEAVRQVSRTVEKRSRNEPIGVPKSKL